The Hordeum vulgare subsp. vulgare chromosome 7H, MorexV3_pseudomolecules_assembly, whole genome shotgun sequence DNA window ggagtagttttttcTTGTGGTTTGATTAGTTAAATAATGTGTATTTTTGTATCCAACGCACAAGGCAACTCTCACTCCTCCTTGATTGATTAATGTGGTGCTTTCAAACTAACTTTTTactcctgcatgcatgcatgatgtaTTAATGTATTGGGTTGCTAATAATCATCAATTTTACCTTGATTGATGTAGTAGTGATCTTGTGTAACTGCAAATTGTAATTTTGATGGTGAGTTTGTATAAAAAACTGAGGGAGTAGAATTATTCAGCTGGCAGCTGGCCAATGGCGATCCGACGTTTCAATCAAAAACTGTTTTTGACACTGTTTTAGATAGGGGCATCCGCGTTGATTATTTGCATCGGATGCCCTCACAGAGCAATCAATCGGATGCCAGCGCCGTGAAGCCTACAAATAGGATGAACCTAGCTAGACAAATTCCATCCCTCGGCCGCGCACGGTGCATCGCCACCACCATACACACACTGCCGCAGCAGCGACATTCTTCTCGCCGGCCGGCCATGACTGCTCCCTCGTCACCGCTGCTTATGCTCGCCCTCCTCCTGCTGACCTCGTCGGCGTGCACCAGCGCGAAGGCCGACGACCTGAAGCTCATCCGCGTGTACATGCACGAGACGCTCTCGGGGCCGAACGCTACGGTGCTGAGCTCGGTGCAGTCACCGCTGGGTGGCAACGCAACGTTCGGGCAGATGGGCGTGCTGGACAACGAGCTGCGGGACGGGCCGCGCCGGGGCGGCTCGTCGGAGCTCGGCCGGTTCCAAGGCTTGTTCGCCATGACGGGCTCCGGGAGAGCACTGAGCATATTGTCGGCGGTCAACGTCGTGTTCACGGCCGGGGAGCACCGGGGGAGCACGCTGGCCATGCTGGGCACCATACATGACTTGCGGGCAACCGTCGAGCGCACCATCGTCGGCGGCACCGGCGCGTTCCGGATGGTGCGCGGGTACGGCTTAATTGATTACGTGCCCGAGGCGAGCACGCCGGGCCACGATGTCTACAGGGTCGACTTGTTTGTTGTTGTCTAGGTTTTCTCCATTCAGAGTGTTTTAACAGTCAATCATTGAAATAAAGGGAAGGGAACGAATGCAGCATTAACGCGTTGCATAATCTAGGTTGTTTATATCTCCTGACCGTTCGGCAAGGGGGATCGACACATCGAATGAGTCATCGAGAACGTTCAGGGCGAAGCACGCTCCAGTCTGAACCCTGCACAACcgtttaaaagaaaataaatcaagcgggccaaataaaaaagagattgCTACGCGTTCATCGATAGACGTATGCGATACGTCCGTCGCGTCGATAATCGCTGGATCTATGCGTGGTCCGATCGATCTTTTTCCACGTTTTGTCTTCTCCCCTGCTCATTAATTCCCGCAACAATGCCTTcgttacaaaaatatttataaagAAGATTGTGAGGGTGTTTGGTTGAAGGGACTTATTAGGGACTTAGAACTTATAAGTCCCTTTAAATTCCACCTAAACCAAATAGGATGGACTTATAAGGACTTAAAGTGGGTATTTGAGACTTATGAAATAAGACTCTCAAGGAAGGACTTATAGGGACTTATAGTTGTAATATAGTCTTTTAGTCTATGTTAAGTCCTAGAAACCAAACAGGTAGAAACTTTTTAAGGACTTAGGACTtgtaagttgggactaaaaaaagtcctgaGACTTATGAACCAAACAGGGCCTGTGTTACAGAATTTTTGTACAACAAAGATTTTGTTatagattttttttttgcaacagaAGTTTTGTTGTGGATTTTTTTATAACAAAGGaattgttgcaaaaaaaaaaattctAACAAAGATATCGACGGTTGAAAGTTTTGTAACATTAATGATGTTGCAGAATCTTTCTTGCAACAGGAAggatgttgcaagacaaaaatcATCGCTGCTGCAAAAAGTCCAGTCTAGTTGCAAAAAATCCAGGCCGCACTAGTCTCCGTTACTGCAAAAAGTCCAACATTTCCCTCTGAGTCGCATGAGTCTCCGCTGCTGCAAAAAGTCCAACATCTTCCTTCCAGATGCACGAGTCTCAGCTGCTGTAAAAAGTCTAACATCTTCCTCCCAATCACACGAGTCATCATTGGTGTAAAAAGTCCAGGCTAGTTGCAAACTCTTTTTCCAAAACTGGTTAGAGAAAAAGTAGACACAGAAGGGGTTTCTCGTAATCATACAATTAAGAGTCAATTCAACGGACGCAGAGGTGGCGGATGTGTGCACGCGATCGGCCGGCTGAGTAAGACTTTCCTAAGGGCATGTACAACAATATCTAGTCAGCCGTTAATAACATGTGCCACATGAGATTTTTTACTACATGAAAGAAAGAGaacaaagaaagagaaaaagggTGTCTGTATTTTAACAGACGGTCGATGTCCCAAAAATATCGATAGTTACTGACGGTCTTTCCCCGTTGTACGCTGAGGTGtctatagttttgttgttttccatCCAAACCGTTGTATTCATGCCCCACGAACTGAATGGATTAGCGAACGTGGGATTATTATTTTTATTCAGTTCCTAATTTTCGGGTGTTACATGCAGATAGCAAAAAAGACAGGCTATTGTATAGGGTGTTTCTACTACTGTCTATAGCTACGTGGAGGTCTTTTACAGACGGTAGGCgtctaaatcaatgtacatccctaaGAAAAAGGGGgtgatctgcgccggcgcgccggcccagATTTTCGGTCGGCCTCCCGCGGGCCAcaggatccaccaaccccgcgtcgtccgcatcgttggatccgcatgcaacattttccTCCCTATGTAGTAAAATTTTGATgccatgcagcaattttttcaacggttgcaataaaaaacaaaatttatagcaaaaaaatatcaatGTGATCATagcaaaaaacgaagctgatggtaaGTGGTAGCaacagtcaaacgccggttgtaacaaaaaattacgtgacgtgtatgcaacttttcagtgaacggttgcagcaaaacatgatgctggttgtagcaaaaattaacacggttgtagcaaaaagtaaaaaacatcgattgtaacaaaaaatTCGACGAACTAGAGTTGTAACCAATCGTATATGCAGTTTTTTTACTGAGAcaaaatataataaaaaaacgCTTATAGCAAAAATGACGCAGGTTGCAACATATTTAAACGAAAAATATAAAGTACGGATGGAAAAAATGTTCCAAGGACCCGCACGCCGAGGGGCGACCGACGcgtcggttcggccggcgcgcgGGTGGGAAACGATTCCCTAAGAAAAAAGGTACTATAATCTAAGGGAAACTCTGTGTCTCCAGTCACGTCCTCCCGTGAAAGAGGTGGCCTGTTaaaaaaaaagaacagaaaaaaagagagaaagaaggTGGCGCACGCATCAGGCCCACAGGACGAGGTTCAGATTTCAGAACTGGCGTGCAAATCgtaccactttcttctcctttattttcttCAGCGAGACAAGTCCTCCTTTGCCGGCGATGCTTCGTGTGTGTTAAAACTAATTATGTAATTAGGGGAAAATCTCTCCTTAACCAACCGTCAAGCGGTTTCCTCCCGCAACGACGGTTCTCCCTCCGTCTCTCCTCGAACCGACGCATCCCTTGCGATTGCGTCTCCTCCCGTTGTATAAAAGGGCAGATCTCTATCATCATTGAATAAGAATCTTATTTTCTTCAAACACGTTATTAGCACTTGCGTTACTAGAGAGAGCGAAAAGAAAACAGAGAAGGAGAGAAGGGAAGGGGAACTTGCCGCCGGTGAGATGCCAGGCCTCGTCTCCTTTTTCCTTCACCTCATCCGCGAGGACGGTCGCCGCTACCGTCGCCGCCACGGAGTAGGGGGACTCCGGCGCTTCCGCCGGAGGATGCAGGCCATCCGCCGCTTCGGCCGCAATGCTGCTAGAGGCGGTGGGATGGGTGCGCGTGGACGCGGTTGCCGCGCCGCCGGATGCGCCCACCGCGGCGCTCCTCGCGCCCGTCGCACTACGCCGATGGGGCTCGACCCCTGGCTGGCGACCGGCCCGAGCGCCCCCGCGGTGCACGGGGCTGCCGCCCCGCCTCCCAGATccccgcctccaccacctcctccaccgacGGCTTGTATGGCGCCGCCGACGCCCACGCCGGCCCGAGCCGTGGCCCTCCTGGCTATACGCCCGTCCCGATGCGGGTCTTGGTGGATGAGGAGGCCGCGCCCCCGCTGGGAACGACCGCGGGCTCGAGCAGCCGCGCGGAGAGGCATTTCGGCCGACTCTTCGGGCGCGCCGTCGCCGCCATCGACCGCCGTCCCGGCCGCCGCGCCGGCTCGTGGACCCCGGCGAGCCTCGGATTCGCCAGCGCCGCGCCAGCGGTTGCGCGCCCGGACGCCGTCTTCATCGGATCTTCGGACGATGAGAGCTCGGCGGGGCTGCGCCGGTGACCACCGGAGTCGCAAGGGGATGCGGCGGCCACTCCTCCCCGCCGGCGCTGCTGTGTGGCACTGGGGATCGAGAGAGGTGGTGCGGGGGTCAGTTTTTCTGCTCCTTATCCGATCCACTCTCTCCCCCTGTCCCTTATGCGGTGGGGTGGCGAGTGGGCCGGCCAAAGGCCGGGCAGGCCCAGGCCCAGGCGCCCGAGGCGGCTGCCAACTCCCGTGTGCGGTGCAGCGGCTCCATGGGCCGGCCAa harbors:
- the LOC123410328 gene encoding dirigent protein 2-like, yielding MNLARQIPSLGRARCIATTIHTLPQQRHSSRRPAMTAPSSPLLMLALLLLTSSACTSAKADDLKLIRVYMHETLSGPNATVLSSVQSPLGGNATFGQMGVLDNELRDGPRRGGSSELGRFQGLFAMTGSGRALSILSAVNVVFTAGEHRGSTLAMLGTIHDLRATVERTIVGGTGAFRMVRGYGLIDYVPEASTPGHDVYRVDLFVVV